The genomic region AGCAAAGCCCATTCCATCCTCCAAAACCAAGACCCGCACAATATCATCAACTACCTAAAGCCAGTGCCTCGATCGCGAGGCCATCCTCCACAATAGAAGCCACAACTCCCGCATCCTACAGCCCAACCGtagaacagcagcagcaacagcagcaacagacaGGCAGTCGCGGCAGGAGTTACATCGGACGGACAGAAAAACTGACTAGAGGGATtaagataatttatttatttatttaaattatttatttatttaatttattcgtaCACTTTGTACAAGGACAGCCGACCATTACTACTGCAACTACtactgaaacatttttttgagtTATGAGACAGTGATAGCCGCGACATCGCTCAAATGAACTGGACAGACAATAAacacgaaaaacgaaacgataagattgtgaaaaataatagCCACGCCAGCTGGTTCACCCGTGttgagttttcatttttatacaaaacgaaaaagtaacttaaataaaagaaacttgCAAATTGTCCACTAACCTTACGACTAGAACTCTCCGTCCGAGTCGGAGTTGGCGGCAAAGATTTGACTGCATCCCGGCTGCAAGGCTGGATCGAAAGTGGGCTCGAAGCAGCGCCGGAAAATGTGTCTCAATTTGGCCTGctttcgtttcctttcttcAATCACTTCCGGAGACTCGGGCACGATCTCAGGCGTGGGATTGGAGCAACTTTTCTTCGGTCGTTGATCACGTTCGGGAGGGCTCTTCTCGGTCGCGTTTCGCTTACGAGAGAATATGGAAGCGCTAATCGGTTCACCCAATTCACATAGATCGTCGTCCGAGACGGTACTGGCTATTTCAACCGGATGGGAGGTTTCTTTGGCTTTTCCGTACGTCCCGGTAGCTACGGGTACGGAAGCGAGTGAGTTTAGATCATTCCCATTTGCCGTGGGTAGATTTATTCCCTCGAGGAAGGGGAAGTTTTCCGAATTCGTATTGAACAGCGTTTCCGACGATGGTTCGTTGTTAAGTGTTGTCTTCCCCGTACTCTGGTGTTGTCGATCGAGCACCGAATTCAACTGCACTGGAACCGCCGACCGGGACGATCGTGCAACTGTACTATCCTCATGGAGTTTTTCGTTTACCACATCCTGAACGGTTCGTCTGGCTTTCACATTGCTCGACACTAGCGAGTTATTTCGACCAGGGAAATTTGCTTTAGCGTCAGAATCATTTCCAGTCAATCGTATGGCTGAGTTGGTTACATCCTGAGACGTTTCGGTATTGTGCGTTATGTCCTCGGTGAGCAACGTGTTGATTGCTTCACTGTCCATTTGTACAGACCGGTTAGCTGTGTTTCGTTTACTATCGTTTCGTCGATGTGCTCGCCTGTTATAAAGATGCGGGGACGGTTGCATCGTGCCCAGGATAACCTTAAGCTGAACCACTCCGGATTTGTTCATTTGTATCATCAAAGGCGATCCGGCTTGGGAAAAGCTCATTTGAATATCAAGCCGTGTAAACGAAGCGAACATAGTAATCGCTTTAAACTCTTTGTAGCAAAACGTTAGGCTAGCTTTCTGGTCCAGTTTGTACAACTGGAAGGTGTTTGTGTCGACAGTAAGCGCTGACCGCAAAGTGCTCCGGTCCGACTGCTCGTTGTCGACGAAATTAGATACAATAGCCTTGTCTTCTTTCAGATCAAACGTTATTTCATCAATCGAGTGGTGCAAGTGCAGGAGCATGTTCGAAAAAGCTTTATGATTGGCAATGATCTCACTTGGAAAGGTTTGGGAGAGATTCAGTGAATTGATGTGTTCGCTTTCCAGGAGAAATATTTTGTGCGTTTTCAACACTTCCGATTTGCACCGGAATTGAAAGATAATCTTCGAATGGTCAATGTCTAGCCAGATTTTACATGTTTGGATCTGTAAGGATTGAGTGTCATTGAAAAACCCAACTTTACAAACGGTCTAACTCGGAACTCACCGTGGAAAGGCTCTTGAATATCTTCAATATAGGTTTGACCGAAATCTTGCAGCAGTTTTCATCTGGGGTATCTGCGTTTCCTTGCTGAAAACTGATGAAGAAATCTTGTTTGAACTGGGCCACCGCGTACGCAGTATTGGTTGCGTTGATTGTCTTCAGCTCCAGGCCATCCGGCGTTGCTTCGAAAAATAGCTCGTTCCCAATTTTCGAGAAGCAATTTACCGTCCGCGCCAGCACTGTAAATAGCAAGAGGGTTACATTCACGCTTATCGATAAATTTAAATGTCCCACATACTTTTCACATTGGCACCGGGTAAAACAAAGTTCATCGTGATGGTTAAATGGTAATTAAAGTTCAAAATTCTTGATAATTCCTGATGGAATTGCATCAAACACgatgtaaacaaaataaaacatgattgacaTTTCAAAAAAGCCGGCAACGGAAcagctgttgttgtttacaATACCAGGTTAAAGTAAGCTTGAAACCTGCGTCGCTTTTGACAGTGCAACTTCATCTCTGGTCAGTATTTGCTTGCTTGACTTACCGCAAACATAAGATAAGATATCACCGAGTGTGCCTATTCATCTAAATCAATTAGCCCATCGATCTGTTGAACAATACAGTCCATAATACTTCCATCCTCGTAGTACGCATCTCTTCGGAGCAGTTCGTTAACATGGATTTCACCGGTAAAGTCGTTCTCATCACCGGAGCATCTTCCGGCATCGGCGAAGGAACCGCCATCTATTTTGCCAAGTTTGGCGCATCGCTGGCCCTTACAGGCCGCAACGAGGCCAATTTGAACAAAGTTGGCGAGGCGTGTGAAGCCGTATCGAAGAACAAGCCTCTTCTCATCATTGCCGACGTGACGAAGGAGGAAGACAATAAGCGCGTAGTCGATGTGATCGTCGAAAAGTACGGTAAGCTGGATGTGCTGGTCAACAATGCCGGCATTATAGGGAACGGGTCGATCGAAAACACCAGCCTACAGCAGTACGATGAGCTGATGAACACGAACGTTCGAGGTGTGTATCACCTGACCATGCTGGCCGTTCCGTTGTTGGTCAAGACGAAAGGCAACAT from Anopheles coustani chromosome 3, idAnoCousDA_361_x.2, whole genome shotgun sequence harbors:
- the LOC131272768 gene encoding uncharacterized protein LOC131272768 encodes the protein MNFVLPGANVKMLARTVNCFSKIGNELFFEATPDGLELKTINATNTAYAVAQFKQDFFISFQQGNADTPDENCCKISVKPILKIFKSLSTIQTCKIWLDIDHSKIIFQFRCKSEVLKTHKIFLLESEHINSLNLSQTFPSEIIANHKAFSNMLLHLHHSIDEITFDLKEDKAIVSNFVDNEQSDRSTLRSALTVDTNTFQLYKLDQKASLTFCYKEFKAITMFASFTRLDIQMSFSQAGSPLMIQMNKSGVVQLKVILGTMQPSPHLYNRRAHRRNDSKRNTANRSVQMDSEAINTLLTEDITHNTETSQDVTNSAIRLTGNDSDAKANFPGRNNSLVSSNVKARRTVQDVVNEKLHEDSTVARSSRSAVPVQLNSVLDRQHQSTGKTTLNNEPSSETLFNTNSENFPFLEGINLPTANGNDLNSLASVPVATGTYGKAKETSHPVEIASTVSDDDLCELGEPISASIFSRKRNATEKSPPERDQRPKKSCSNPTPEIVPESPEVIEERKRKQAKLRHIFRRCFEPTFDPALQPGCSQIFAANSDSDGEF
- the LOC131259910 gene encoding 3-oxoacyl-[acyl-carrier-protein] reductase FabG-like yields the protein MDFTGKVVLITGASSGIGEGTAIYFAKFGASLALTGRNEANLNKVGEACEAVSKNKPLLIIADVTKEEDNKRVVDVIVEKYGKLDVLVNNAGIIGNGSIENTSLQQYDELMNTNVRGVYHLTMLAVPLLVKTKGNIVNLSSVAGNRSFPGILAYSMSKAAIDQFTRCTALELAPKQVRVNAVNPGVIVTDIHKRGGMDEEAYAAFLKKCEQTHALGRPGVPEEVASTIAFLASDGASYITGVTLNVDGGRHAMCPR